In Fibrobacter sp. UWR2, the following are encoded in one genomic region:
- the der gene encoding ribosome biogenesis GTPase Der → MKLPVVCIIGRPNVGKSSLFNRILGRRAAVVSDRDGVTRDRHYQTANYKGHEFTVVDTGGFLPDDTIDVLADSVRAQIFNAVKESDLVLFMVDVRVGITKLDQQFARLVHKEDKKVILVANKSEQQGDRQESYEFLKLGFGLPRTISALTGYACLSLLDEVISVLPTPVRGERREERPIRFAILGRPNAGKSTLLNRLLNEDRAVVSDIPGTTRDSIDCDFIVDGQKFVVTDTAGLRKKAKVEDEVEIFSNMRTLESVRRSDVSVLMVDCTRGLEVQDFRIITEIRKAGKGLVVVLNKWDILPNKTEKSFDHMVKEMLEREPMLEYVPIISISAKEGQRINRVVQAIQTVYANCRRVLGRDRVAESFANFLQEKAPPSHNARVVSLTRACQIMVEPPVIAIETRTPELVDESYKRYLLKKFYEEFQLQGAPLRLNFDQKLTLRKDEELEQFTESSNSVLAGVDPQRHLDSKNRKGKVVRH, encoded by the coding sequence ATGAAATTACCTGTCGTATGTATTATCGGACGCCCGAATGTTGGGAAGTCCTCTCTTTTTAACCGGATCCTTGGGCGGCGAGCCGCAGTCGTTTCTGACCGCGACGGCGTTACCCGCGATAGGCATTACCAGACGGCCAACTACAAGGGCCATGAGTTTACGGTAGTCGATACGGGCGGATTCCTGCCCGACGATACCATCGACGTGCTGGCCGACAGCGTCCGTGCGCAAATTTTCAACGCCGTGAAGGAATCCGACCTGGTGCTCTTTATGGTGGATGTCCGCGTGGGCATTACCAAGCTCGACCAGCAGTTCGCGCGCCTTGTCCATAAAGAAGACAAGAAGGTGATTCTCGTGGCGAACAAGAGCGAGCAGCAGGGCGACCGCCAGGAAAGCTACGAGTTCTTGAAACTCGGTTTTGGCCTGCCACGCACCATCAGTGCTCTTACGGGTTATGCCTGCCTGAGCCTGCTGGACGAAGTCATCTCTGTGCTCCCGACACCCGTCCGTGGTGAACGCCGAGAAGAACGTCCTATCCGTTTCGCCATCCTTGGCCGCCCGAATGCGGGCAAGAGCACGCTGTTGAACCGCCTGCTGAACGAAGACCGCGCTGTGGTCTCTGACATCCCGGGCACGACCCGCGATTCCATTGACTGCGACTTTATCGTTGATGGCCAGAAGTTCGTGGTGACCGATACTGCAGGCCTCCGCAAGAAGGCAAAGGTCGAAGACGAAGTCGAAATCTTCAGCAACATGCGTACGCTTGAAAGTGTGCGCCGTTCCGACGTGTCGGTGCTGATGGTTGATTGCACCCGCGGGCTCGAAGTGCAGGACTTCCGCATCATTACCGAAATCCGCAAGGCAGGTAAGGGTCTTGTGGTGGTTCTCAACAAGTGGGATATCCTCCCGAACAAGACCGAGAAGAGTTTCGACCACATGGTCAAGGAAATGCTCGAACGCGAACCGATGCTCGAGTATGTGCCCATCATTTCGATTAGCGCCAAGGAAGGCCAGCGCATCAACCGCGTGGTGCAGGCCATCCAGACGGTGTATGCCAACTGCCGCCGCGTGCTGGGCCGTGACCGCGTCGCTGAAAGTTTTGCGAACTTCTTGCAAGAGAAGGCTCCCCCGAGCCATAACGCCCGCGTGGTGTCGCTTACGCGCGCATGCCAGATTATGGTGGAGCCGCCTGTTATCGCCATCGAGACCCGCACGCCCGAACTGGTGGACGAGTCGTACAAGCGTTACTTGCTCAAAAAGTTTTATGAGGAATTCCAGCTGCAGGGTGCGCCCCTGCGCCTGAATTTCGACCAGAAGTTAACCCTCAGAAAGGATGAAGAACTTGAACAGTTTACTGAGTCTTCCAATAGCGTACTTGCTGGGGTCGATCCCCAGCGCCATCTGGATAGCAAAAATCGCAAAGGGAAAGTCGTTCGACATTAG
- the nudC gene encoding NAD(+) diphosphatase → MIHEIAPHKLHNEFRLQSPKPSDFLVVFFGDKSLLKKNGDSFEIPRVENFNQGNIPCHYLFSIDDAAYFLADFSISKELVENASDDYVLCPARTYRYMGDPLLRMGGATAAHIAHWESLNRFCGRCGSEMARSEKERAVVCPKCGNVVYPRISPVVIVAVRNGDKLLMAHNIDNPNPRLFLISGFVEVGESLEQAVHREVLEEAGLRVKNIRYFGSQPWPFSDSLIAGFTAELDGDDTIHMQKEELSEAMWVRREDIPEYETDVSISCCLIEDFRRAHT, encoded by the coding sequence GTGATTCACGAAATCGCGCCACATAAATTGCATAACGAGTTTCGGCTTCAAAGCCCGAAACCGTCGGATTTTCTTGTTGTCTTTTTCGGGGATAAGAGCCTTCTCAAAAAGAACGGTGATTCCTTTGAAATTCCTAGGGTAGAAAATTTCAATCAAGGAAATATCCCGTGCCATTACCTTTTCAGCATTGACGATGCGGCGTATTTCCTGGCAGATTTCAGCATCTCGAAAGAACTGGTGGAAAACGCGTCGGACGATTATGTCCTTTGCCCGGCACGCACGTACCGCTACATGGGCGATCCGCTCTTGCGCATGGGTGGCGCGACCGCCGCGCACATCGCTCACTGGGAATCGCTCAACAGGTTCTGTGGCCGCTGCGGAAGCGAGATGGCCCGTAGCGAAAAGGAACGCGCAGTAGTTTGTCCTAAATGCGGGAATGTCGTTTACCCGCGCATCTCTCCGGTCGTGATTGTGGCCGTCCGCAATGGCGACAAACTCCTGATGGCCCACAACATCGACAATCCGAACCCGAGGCTCTTCTTGATTTCGGGTTTCGTGGAAGTGGGCGAGAGCCTTGAGCAGGCCGTGCACCGCGAAGTTTTGGAAGAGGCTGGCCTCCGCGTGAAAAACATCCGCTATTTCGGGAGCCAGCCGTGGCCCTTCAGCGACTCGCTTATCGCGGGCTTCACCGCTGAACTCGATGGCGACGACACTATCCATATGCAAAAAGAAGAACTCTCCGAAGCCATGTGGGTCAGGCGCGAAGACATTCCCGAGTACGAGACCGATGTGAGCATCAGCTGCTGCCTCATCGAAGACTTCCGCCGCGCGCATACTTAG
- the plsY gene encoding glycerol-3-phosphate 1-O-acyltransferase PlsY yields MLGSIPSAIWIAKIAKGKSFDIRDYGSKNAGLTNTFRVLGWKPALPVVFMDLLKGFFGPWIAMRLCEMQVAAGGADYSSWVPLVAGILVILGHSFTCFAGFRGGKGVLAALGVFLALCPITALSCLGVWVVLTFSTKYVSVGSIGACIALGAFGVMGYFKLPFPPDDINLGLMITCLLVAVFVIVKHKSNIKRLLNGTENGFGSKRKTPKA; encoded by the coding sequence TTGCTGGGGTCGATCCCCAGCGCCATCTGGATAGCAAAAATCGCAAAGGGAAAGTCGTTCGACATTAGAGACTACGGCTCCAAGAATGCGGGCCTTACCAATACATTCCGCGTGCTAGGTTGGAAGCCTGCGCTCCCTGTGGTATTCATGGACTTGCTCAAGGGCTTCTTCGGCCCGTGGATTGCCATGAGGTTGTGCGAAATGCAGGTGGCTGCCGGTGGTGCGGATTATTCTAGCTGGGTTCCGCTTGTTGCGGGTATCCTCGTGATTCTCGGGCACAGTTTCACCTGCTTTGCCGGTTTCCGCGGGGGCAAGGGCGTTCTTGCCGCACTGGGCGTGTTCCTCGCGCTCTGCCCGATTACGGCGCTTTCTTGCCTAGGAGTGTGGGTGGTACTCACGTTCTCGACAAAGTATGTTTCGGTGGGTAGCATCGGTGCGTGCATCGCTCTCGGCGCCTTTGGCGTGATGGGCTACTTTAAGTTGCCATTCCCGCCCGACGATATCAACCTAGGGCTCATGATTACCTGCCTTCTGGTGGCGGTTTTCGTGATTGTGAAGCACAAATCGAACATCAAGCGCCTTTTGAACGGCACCGAGAACGGTTTTGGCAGCAAGCGCAAGACCCCGAAGGCATAA